CGTGCCGTACCCCACCTACCTGCGGTGGCGGGGCCTGTTGGCCACCGAGCCGCCCCGTCGGCCCGAGCCGGCCCGGCCCTCGGCGTCGGCCGCGGCCCGGTCCGGGGACTGGAAGTTCGGCTTCGTCGCCTCCCAGGACCGCACCAGCGGCGCCGTGCAGATGCCCCCGGCCCGGGCGGCCATGGGCGGCGGCGCCATCGACGACATGGAGGAGCGACCCATGGCCGACGCGGTCGGCACCGTCGTCACCTCCACCATCGATCGCCTCGCCTACTCGCCCAGCCCTCCGATCGTGTTCGCGGTGGTCGACTTCGACGGCGGCGGCCGCCTGCCGGTCGAGCTCACCGACTGCGACGCCGGCGAGGTCGGCATCGGCGTCCGGGTGGAGATGACGTTCCGCCGCCTGTTCACCGCCGACGGCATCGCCAACTACTTCTGGAAGGCCCGGCCCCAGCGCGCCGCCGACGGCTCGGCCGTCACCGCCGCCGCCCCGGCCGCGGCCGGCTGACACGGGACGAGGAGCGCATGGGATCGCACGGCATCCGCGACCGGGTGGCCATCGTCGGCATGGGGTGCACGGCCTTCGCCGAGCACTACGACAAGGGCGTGGACGACCTCCTGGTCGAGGCCACCACCGAGGCCCTGGCCGGCGCCGGGGTGGGGCGGGCCGACGCCGACGCCTGGTGGCTGGGGACGGCCCAGTCGGGCATGAGCGGCATCGTCCTGGCCCGGGCCCTGCAGCTCCAGGGGGCGCCCGTGACCCGGGTCGAGAACATGTGCGCCACCGGCTCCGAGGCCCTGCGCCAGGCCGCCTACGCCGTGGCCTCCGGAGCCTACGACCTGGCCGTCGCCGTCGGGGTGGAGAAGGTCAAGGACTCCGGCTACCAGGGTCTCAACGCCTTCCCCGTCCCGTCCGACGGCACCGGGCGGACCCTCACCGCGGCGGCCATGTTCTCGATGGTGCTGCCGGCCTACGCCGAGCGCTACGGCGTCGACGCCGATCGGCTGCGGCGGGTGGCGGCCGGCATCGCCAGCAAGAACCACGCCAACGGGGCCCGGAACCCGAAGGCCCAGTTCCGGCGCGAGATGTCGGTCGAGGCGATCTGCGCCATGCCGGCGGTGGCCGGCCAGCTCGGCGTGTTCGACTGCGCCGGGGTGGCCGACGGGGCGGCCGCCGCGGTGGTGTGCCGGGCCGAGGACGCCCACCGCTACACCGACGCGCCGCTGTACGTGAAGGCCCTGTCCCTGGTGGCCGGCAACGGCTCGGGCCTCATCGACCCGGCCTACGACTACACGACGTTCCCCGAGGTGGCGGCGGCCGGGGCCGACGCCTACGCCCAGGCCGGCGTGGCCGACCCCCGGCGGGAGCTGGCCCTGGCCGAGGTGCACGACTGCTTCACCCCGACCGAGCTGGTGCTCATGGAGGACCTGGGCTTCTCGGAGCGGGGCCGGGCCTGGCTCGACTGCGAGAAGGGCACCTTCGACCGGGACGGCGAGCTGCCGGTGAACCCCGACGGTGGGCTCAAGAGCTTCGGCCACCCGGTGGGGGCCAGCGGCCTGCGCATGCTGTACGAGGCCTGGCTCCAGCTCCGCCGGGAGGCGCCTCCCGACCGCCAGGTGGCCACCGTGGCCCAGGGTCGCACCCTGGCGCTGACCCACAACCTGGGCGGCTACCCGGGCGAGATGGTCAGCTTCGTGGGCATCGTCGGCACCGAGCCCTCGGCCTGACCGGCCGGCCTCAGAGGCCGTAGCGGCCCCGGTCGCCCTCGGGGACCAGGTCGAGGTGCTCGGGGTTGTCCCCGATGTACTGGGCCACGTACCAGCACTGCGGGGCCACGTGCAGGCCGCGGGCCCGGGCGTCGCCCAGGGCCCTCCGGACCAGGTGGGCGGCCAGGCCCCGGCCCCGGAAGCGGGGGTCGACGACGGTGTGGGGCAGCACCACCACGCCGTCGCGCTCGTGGTGGTCGCAGAACCCGGCCGCCGCCCCGTCCACGGTGACCTCGTAGCGGCCGCGCTCGGGGTGGTCGGTGACCTCGATGCCCACGGCCCGCGCCCTACCCGCCGGCCCGGGGGTGAAGCGCCACGGCGCGGCCGGTCAGGCCGGCGCGGCGGCGGGGTCGGTGGGGCCCGGGTCCGGCGGGCCGGTGCCGGGGACGTCGAGCCCCGCGGCGGTGACCCGGCCCTCGGCCGCGGCGCGCTCCTCCTCGGCCAGGGAGTCGAGCAGGGCGGCCACGAACACGGCCACCGACATCCCCACGATCGAGCCCCCCACGCCGTAGACCTCGTAGCCCACCAGGAACGAGATCACGATGACCGCGGCCCCGGGGTGGGCCGCGCCGCGCGTGGCGCGCCCCAGGACGAGCCGGTGCAGCACCTGGAGGGCCAGGCCCCCGACGGCCAGGGCGATGCCCGCCTCGGGGGAGACCAGCCCGCCGGCCAGGAGGGCCGCCGGCAGGGTGGCCAGCACGATGCCCAGGGAGGGAACCAGGCTGGCCACGCCCACCACCAGGGCCAGCGGGGTGGGAGCGGGCAGGTCGGCGAGGCGGAAGGCGGCCCAGGCGATGATCCCGGTGGCCAGGGCCAGGAGGACGGCGGCGTCCACGTAGACCTGGCTCTGCCCGAAGGCCCGCCCCACCACCCGGGCCAGCCGCTCGCGCCGGCTGGTGTCGCCGACCTGCTTCAGGGCCGCGGCGCTGAACCGGGGGCCCCACCCGAGGGCGAAGATGGTGAGGATCAGGGTCAGGAGCCAGGTCGACGCCCCGCCCCGGGCCTCCTCCCCGACCCGGCTGGAGGGCTGGCGCAGGTCCGAGGCGAAGTCCTCGGCCTTCTCGACCAGCCCGAACTCCCGGGCCGCCTCGCCGAAGCGCTCCGAGCGCTCGATGTCGGCAGCCACCTCCGGGATGTCCTGCTGGAGGCGCTGGACCTGGGCGTCGAGGTCGCCGACCGCGCCCCACGTGATCAGCCCCACCAACCCCAGCACGGGCAGCAGGACCACGATGAGGGCCACCCCCCGCCGCATCTGCCGGCTGGCCAGCGAGACCAGGGGTTCCAGGGCCGCCGCGGCGACCAGGGCGGCCATCGCCCAGCCCAGGGGACGGCGGCCGGCCACGAGGATGTTCTGGGCCACCAGCGCGACCACGATGCCGCCGAACACGACGGCCCAGGCCGCGGGCCCGATGGTGAGGCGCACCTCGCGGTCCACGGCCGCGTACCGTACCGACCGTGACCCGACCCCGCGACGATGGCCCCGCGGCCGGTCCGGCGTCGGGGCCGGCCCAGGAGCGGCTGTCGGTCCACCTCGAGGCCCGGTCGGTGGTCTGGGTGGTGGTGGGCATCCTGGCCCTGTTCGTGGGAGCCGCCTTCTTCCGGACCACCGTGCGGTCGCTCACCGTGATCGGCGTCGGGGTCCTCCTGGCCTTCGCCGTCGAGCCGCTGGTCCTGGCCGTGCAGCGGCGCATCGGCTGCCGCCGGGGGGCGGCGGTGGCCGCCGTGGGCGCCGGCCTGCTGATCGCCTTCGGGCTGCTGGCCATCCTTGTGGGCCCGCCGGCGGCGCGCCAGGCCCAGGACTTCGGCGACGAGCTGCCCGTGACCCTCCAGGAGATCGAGCAGCTCCCCGTGGTGGGGCCCCGGCTGCAGGAGGCCGACTTCGCGGCCAAGGCCGAGCAGCGGATCAACACCCTGCCGGGCCAGTTGGACTCCTCCGGCGTGGGCGACGCGGCCCGGGGGGTGCTCAACGGCGCCCTCAACGCCCTGGGGGCGCTGCTGGTGGCCCTGGTGGTGCTTATCGACGGCTCCCGGCTGGTGGACCGCCTGCGCATGGCCATCCCGGCCCGGCACCGGGAACGGGCCGACACGGTGGGCCGCGTCTTCTACCGGGTGGTCGGCACCTACTTCGCCGGGTCGCTGCTGGTGGCCAGCATCGGGGGCACCTACGTGCTCATCGTGGGCCTGGCCGTCGGGGTGCCCCTGGCCCCGGTGGCCGCGGCCTGGTACGCCGTGGTCAGCCTCATCCCGCAGGTCGGCGGCTTCCTGGGCACGTCGTTCGTGACCGTGCTGGCCCTGACCCAGGGGGTGGTGCCCGCCCTCATCGTGCTGGTGCTGGTCGTCGCCTACATGAACACCGAGAACTACCTCATCACGCCGGCCATCGTCGGCGAGGCCGTCGACCTGTCGCCGCCGGTGACCATGCTGGCCGCCCTGGTCGGCGGGGCCGCCGCCGGGGTGCCCGGGGCCCTGGCCGCCACCCCGCTGTGCGGCACGGTCAAGGCCGTCTACCTCCAGTACCGCTTCGGCGAGACGGCGGCGCCGCCCACCCGGCTCCGCGACCGCCTGCAGGTGCCGGGGCCGATCCGGGCCCTGCTGCGCCGCCTGCGGGGCCGCGGCTCGTGACCGGCGCCGCCGGCGACGTGGACGGTGCCGTCCGCAGCAGCGAGCATGCTGTCACCGAGATCCCGGCCGCCGCCCCGTGAGGGCGGCCGCCAACCACCGAGGGGAGAGCACGTGAAGGTGCCACGAGGGCCGTACGCGGCCATGGACCCGTCCCGCCGCCACCGGCTGACCGGCCGCGCCGTCGCCGCCGTGGTCGGCGCGAGCGGGGTGATGGTGGCCGTGGCCAAGCCCATGCGCGACGGCGGCCACGACATCGTCCCCTTCGAGGTGGCCGGCGACGCCGCCACCGTGGATCGCATCATCGATGACTGGGGCCCGGCGGGGGTTCGGGCCGCCCGGCTCCAGACCTCGCTGGACATGGGCTACCTGGCCCTCTACGCGGTGGCCACCGCCGCCGGGTGCGCCACCGTGGCCGCCGCCGCCCGCCGCAACGGCCACGGGGCGGTGGCCGCCGCCGGTGACGTGCTGGGGTGGGCGTCGTTCGTGGCCGCCGGCTGCGACGCGGTGGAGAACGCCTCGCTGCTGGCCGAGCTGTCGGGCGCCCGGGGCCCACTGCCCCGCCTGGCCCGGACCTGCGCCCTCACCAAG
This DNA window, taken from Acidimicrobiales bacterium, encodes the following:
- a CDS encoding AI-2E family transporter, with the protein product MTRPRDDGPAAGPASGPAQERLSVHLEARSVVWVVVGILALFVGAAFFRTTVRSLTVIGVGVLLAFAVEPLVLAVQRRIGCRRGAAVAAVGAGLLIAFGLLAILVGPPAARQAQDFGDELPVTLQEIEQLPVVGPRLQEADFAAKAEQRINTLPGQLDSSGVGDAARGVLNGALNALGALLVALVVLIDGSRLVDRLRMAIPARHRERADTVGRVFYRVVGTYFAGSLLVASIGGTYVLIVGLAVGVPLAPVAAAWYAVVSLIPQVGGFLGTSFVTVLALTQGVVPALIVLVLVVAYMNTENYLITPAIVGEAVDLSPPVTMLAALVGGAAAGVPGALAATPLCGTVKAVYLQYRFGETAAPPTRLRDRLQVPGPIRALLRRLRGRGS
- a CDS encoding AI-2E family transporter; amino-acid sequence: MDREVRLTIGPAAWAVVFGGIVVALVAQNILVAGRRPLGWAMAALVAAAALEPLVSLASRQMRRGVALIVVLLPVLGLVGLITWGAVGDLDAQVQRLQQDIPEVAADIERSERFGEAAREFGLVEKAEDFASDLRQPSSRVGEEARGGASTWLLTLILTIFALGWGPRFSAAALKQVGDTSRRERLARVVGRAFGQSQVYVDAAVLLALATGIIAWAAFRLADLPAPTPLALVVGVASLVPSLGIVLATLPAALLAGGLVSPEAGIALAVGGLALQVLHRLVLGRATRGAAHPGAAVIVISFLVGYEVYGVGGSIVGMSVAVFVAALLDSLAEEERAAAEGRVTAAGLDVPGTGPPDPGPTDPAAAPA
- a CDS encoding OB-fold domain-containing protein, with the protein product VPYPTYLRWRGLLATEPPRRPEPARPSASAAARSGDWKFGFVASQDRTSGAVQMPPARAAMGGGAIDDMEERPMADAVGTVVTSTIDRLAYSPSPPIVFAVVDFDGGGRLPVELTDCDAGEVGIGVRVEMTFRRLFTADGIANYFWKARPQRAADGSAVTAAAPAAAG
- a CDS encoding acetyl-CoA acetyltransferase; this encodes MGSHGIRDRVAIVGMGCTAFAEHYDKGVDDLLVEATTEALAGAGVGRADADAWWLGTAQSGMSGIVLARALQLQGAPVTRVENMCATGSEALRQAAYAVASGAYDLAVAVGVEKVKDSGYQGLNAFPVPSDGTGRTLTAAAMFSMVLPAYAERYGVDADRLRRVAAGIASKNHANGARNPKAQFRREMSVEAICAMPAVAGQLGVFDCAGVADGAAAAVVCRAEDAHRYTDAPLYVKALSLVAGNGSGLIDPAYDYTTFPEVAAAGADAYAQAGVADPRRELALAEVHDCFTPTELVLMEDLGFSERGRAWLDCEKGTFDRDGELPVNPDGGLKSFGHPVGASGLRMLYEAWLQLRREAPPDRQVATVAQGRTLALTHNLGGYPGEMVSFVGIVGTEPSA
- a CDS encoding GNAT family N-acetyltransferase, which translates into the protein MGIEVTDHPERGRYEVTVDGAAAGFCDHHERDGVVVLPHTVVDPRFRGRGLAAHLVRRALGDARARGLHVAPQCWYVAQYIGDNPEHLDLVPEGDRGRYGL